One stretch of Leptolyngbya sp. CCY15150 DNA includes these proteins:
- a CDS encoding DUF1257 domain-containing protein: MSHFSAIKTQIKSADALLQALADLGFRTVEHHTTAQSLYGYQGDRRSQTAEVIVRRKYLGHLSNDLGFKRQDDGTYQAIISDYDRGHDYGQDWLNQLTQRYGYHHLKAIAPAQGFAIEEEETLADGTIRLVVGRWQ; this comes from the coding sequence ATGTCCCACTTCTCCGCTATTAAGACTCAGATTAAGAGTGCTGATGCTCTCCTGCAAGCCTTGGCAGACCTCGGTTTCCGCACCGTGGAACATCACACAACCGCCCAGTCGCTGTATGGCTACCAAGGAGACCGGCGATCGCAAACCGCTGAGGTGATCGTTCGCCGCAAGTATCTTGGCCATCTCAGTAACGACCTTGGCTTCAAGCGCCAAGATGACGGCACCTACCAAGCAATTATTTCTGACTACGATCGCGGCCATGACTATGGTCAAGATTGGCTCAATCAACTCACCCAGCGCTATGGTTACCATCATCTAAAAGCGATCGCCCCTGCCCAAGGATTTGCGATCGAAGAGGAAGAAACGCTGGCTGATGGCACGATTCGTCTTGTGGTGGGTCGCTGGCAGTAA
- a CDS encoding AAA family ATPase produces MTPSPPLPHQPLVHELDLMIRARFPILYIVSVEEEPVEQVLQRVAALTDPPRHLLLWDVVRGWSDDGTAKGSVMAALARIAQVPPQEPVLFVLRDLHPTLQQPNSEKQAPVIRELKNLTRDLKRSRKTLILLSHTLEIPPGLAEDITVIDFPLPDAAEINYLISSLVVTDTLKVTGLAREQLVKACQGLSRERIRRVLAKAIAAKQQVNESDILHVLEEKKQAIRQTGILEFFTPQNSLKSVGGLENLKLWVRMRQDAFTEEARRYGIPNPKGVLLVGIQGTGKSLSAKTIASEWRLPLLRLDSGRLFGGIVGESESRVRQMIQLVEAIAPCVLWIDEIDKAFGNITSGADGDSGTSRRVFGSLITWMQEKTSPVFIVATANNVQILPAELLRKGRFDEIFFLNLPTEAERQDIFKVHLQKLRPTRLREFDLALLSRQAKNFSGAEIEQVIIDGVHRGYSQVVNGQRRDFTTEDIMLAIEETVPLAAIARDQIEHLKRWAAEAGARTASKDGQLMAELRRYATQRGIDSSERE; encoded by the coding sequence ATGACCCCATCTCCCCCCCTGCCCCACCAGCCCCTTGTCCATGAACTTGACCTGATGATTCGGGCCCGCTTTCCGATTCTCTACATCGTGTCGGTGGAGGAGGAGCCGGTGGAACAGGTGTTGCAGCGGGTGGCAGCGCTCACCGATCCGCCCCGGCATCTGCTGCTGTGGGACGTGGTGCGGGGCTGGAGTGATGACGGCACGGCCAAGGGATCGGTGATGGCGGCCCTAGCGCGCATTGCCCAGGTACCGCCCCAAGAGCCAGTGCTATTTGTGTTGCGAGATCTGCACCCCACCCTACAGCAGCCCAACAGTGAAAAACAGGCTCCGGTGATCCGCGAACTGAAAAACCTGACCCGCGACCTGAAGCGCAGCCGCAAGACGCTGATCTTACTCAGCCATACCCTAGAAATTCCCCCTGGGTTAGCGGAAGATATTACGGTCATTGATTTTCCCTTACCCGATGCAGCGGAGATTAACTATCTGATTTCATCACTGGTGGTGACCGATACGCTGAAGGTGACTGGACTAGCTCGGGAACAGCTCGTCAAAGCCTGCCAGGGTCTGAGTCGAGAACGTATTCGTCGAGTCTTAGCCAAGGCGATCGCTGCCAAACAGCAGGTGAATGAATCCGACATTTTGCATGTTTTGGAGGAGAAAAAACAGGCGATTCGCCAGACGGGAATTTTAGAATTCTTTACCCCCCAAAATTCTCTGAAAAGCGTTGGAGGATTGGAAAACCTGAAACTCTGGGTGCGGATGCGGCAGGATGCCTTCACGGAAGAAGCACGACGCTATGGCATCCCCAATCCTAAGGGTGTCCTACTGGTGGGCATTCAGGGCACCGGGAAATCGCTCTCCGCCAAGACCATTGCCAGTGAATGGCGACTGCCGCTGCTAAGACTCGATAGCGGCCGCCTCTTTGGCGGCATCGTGGGCGAGAGCGAAAGCCGGGTGCGGCAGATGATTCAGTTGGTGGAAGCGATCGCTCCCTGTGTGCTATGGATTGATGAAATCGACAAAGCCTTCGGCAATATTACCAGCGGTGCTGATGGCGATTCGGGCACTAGTCGGCGAGTCTTCGGTAGCTTAATTACCTGGATGCAGGAAAAAACCAGCCCAGTCTTCATCGTGGCGACGGCCAATAATGTGCAAATTCTGCCCGCCGAACTGTTACGCAAGGGACGCTTTGACGAAATCTTCTTCCTCAACTTACCCACCGAAGCCGAGCGCCAGGATATCTTCAAAGTGCATCTGCAAAAACTGCGTCCCACCCGCCTTCGGGAGTTTGACCTAGCCCTTCTGTCTCGTCAAGCCAAGAATTTCAGCGGCGCAGAAATTGAACAGGTGATCATCGACGGCGTCCATCGAGGCTACAGTCAAGTGGTCAACGGTCAGCGTCGAGACTTCACCACCGAAGATATTATGCTGGCGATCGAGGAAACCGTACCCCTAGCCGCGATCGCCCGTGACCAAATCGAACACCTAAAGCGCTGGGCAGCGGAAGCCGGAGCCAGAACGGCCTCGAAGGATGGCCAGCTCATGGCAGAACTGCGCCGCTATGCCACTCAACGCGGCATTGATTCCTCGGAGCGGGAGTGA
- a CDS encoding DUF6629 family protein yields the protein MCFSATASFTISAALLPIGGWCINKAWQSDRHYLPLAAFPLAFGIQQAIEGIVWLGIDAHNSAMLTAAATGFIFFSHGFWLVWTPFMAWMLETRSRFRRLWQIMTLLGMLLAAYFLVPLAFNPDWLTVTVQERLAYKLQDLTSSPILEALGRLLYISTIVAPLLLVNQSAVQGLGWLVLGALVIVARYFSAASISVWCYFAAVASLYVGYLFYQDIAEERSLPAEEG from the coding sequence ATGTGCTTTTCTGCAACCGCGAGTTTCACCATCAGCGCAGCGCTACTGCCCATTGGCGGGTGGTGTATCAACAAAGCCTGGCAAAGCGATCGCCACTATTTGCCCCTAGCTGCCTTCCCACTGGCTTTTGGCATCCAGCAGGCTATTGAAGGCATCGTGTGGCTGGGGATAGATGCCCATAACTCAGCCATGCTTACAGCGGCGGCTACGGGATTTATCTTCTTTTCCCATGGTTTTTGGCTGGTCTGGACACCGTTTATGGCCTGGATGCTCGAAACGCGATCGCGCTTCAGGCGACTCTGGCAGATCATGACCCTGCTTGGGATGCTCTTAGCTGCCTATTTCCTGGTACCGTTAGCGTTCAATCCCGATTGGCTGACCGTGACTGTCCAGGAGCGGCTCGCTTATAAACTCCAAGATCTGACGTCTTCTCCTATCTTAGAAGCTCTAGGGCGATTGCTCTACATTTCCACTATCGTAGCTCCATTACTGTTGGTGAATCAGTCTGCCGTGCAGGGACTAGGCTGGCTAGTCCTTGGAGCATTGGTGATCGTGGCGCGATATTTTAGTGCAGCTTCAATTTCTGTCTGGTGTTATTTTGCCGCAGTGGCGTCGCTCTATGTAGGTTATCTGTTTTACCAAGACATTGCTGAAGAGCGATCGCTTCCGGCGGAAGAAGGGTAG
- a CDS encoding DUF4089 domain-containing protein, with amino-acid sequence MSTPSPEPGFSAYVDQTAALMGLSLPPESRAAVIRNVTMIYGVAQPVIAFELSPADDLSPVFSPDFPSHD; translated from the coding sequence ATGTCCACGCCTTCTCCCGAGCCAGGTTTTAGCGCCTACGTTGATCAAACCGCTGCTTTGATGGGGCTATCGCTTCCCCCAGAGTCTCGGGCAGCGGTGATTCGCAATGTGACGATGATCTACGGTGTAGCCCAGCCGGTGATTGCCTTTGAGCTATCTCCTGCAGACGATCTTTCTCCTGTCTTTTCGCCAGATTTTCCAAGCCATGATTGA
- a CDS encoding response regulator, whose amino-acid sequence MDAAPARLILVIDANPDHNRIIETTLHETSGCYQIVAIASGLEALDFLYHRGIYDASPRPDIILLDLNLSDADGLDLLAEIKADHQLRRIPIVVFTLSDQSEHILKSYTLHSNCYVLKSDDLHNLASIVKRIEEFWLGIVTLPVE is encoded by the coding sequence ATGGATGCCGCGCCTGCACGATTGATTTTGGTCATCGATGCCAACCCAGACCATAATCGCATTATCGAAACAACCTTACATGAAACCTCAGGATGCTATCAGATCGTGGCGATCGCTAGTGGACTGGAGGCCTTAGATTTTCTATATCACCGAGGGATCTACGACGCCTCTCCCCGTCCCGATATCATTCTTCTTGACCTCAATCTCTCAGACGCCGATGGTCTCGATCTCTTGGCGGAGATCAAAGCCGATCATCAACTGCGCCGCATCCCCATCGTGGTGTTCACCCTCTCGGATCAATCCGAGCACATTCTCAAAAGTTATACCCTCCACAGCAATTGCTATGTGCTCAAATCCGACGACCTGCACAATCTCGCCAGCATTGTGAAGCGCATTGAGGAATTTTGGTTAGGAATTGTGACGCTGCCGGTGGAGTGA
- a CDS encoding type II toxin-antitoxin system RelE/ParE family toxin yields MDVREYLREDGSSPYQEWFNRLDGLAAAKVTTAQKRLEQGNTSSIKWFDGIGEYRIDWAPGYRIYLVQDGKQLIVLFGGGTKKGQQSDIDQAKKLYQDYKQRKKEARKSASQGESSKKQRKKRAQP; encoded by the coding sequence ATGGATGTTCGTGAGTACTTGAGAGAAGATGGTTCAAGTCCATATCAAGAATGGTTTAATCGTTTAGATGGTTTAGCAGCAGCGAAAGTGACAACTGCTCAGAAACGCCTAGAACAAGGTAATACATCTAGTATCAAATGGTTTGATGGCATTGGTGAATATCGGATTGATTGGGCCCCAGGATACAGAATCTACTTAGTTCAGGATGGGAAACAACTCATTGTCCTGTTTGGAGGAGGCACAAAAAAAGGACAACAGTCAGATATTGATCAAGCCAAAAAGCTATACCAAGACTATAAACAACGAAAGAAAGAAGCGAGAAAATCAGCAAGCCAGGGCGAATCGAGCAAGAAGCAAAGAAAAAAGAGAGCACAGCCATGA
- a CDS encoding SDR family NAD(P)-dependent oxidoreductase: MMNRIVVAGASRGIGAAVAQHLEPTIDNLISVSRTPSFYGMWIEADLSTVAGVKRVAEVVGDRPLDALLYMGGTWETHAFTPQYRFLDCSDDDLVRVLNVNLLAPIRLIQALLPSLQCSQNPKIILMGSLSGRDNFSGREVANSASKFGLRGVVHALREELRPSRIGVTVINPGNVGTPEVMADLAANALVGGEAVPLSDLLTVIDCVLSLSRATCIKEIDLPAMGGEGA; this comes from the coding sequence ATGATGAACAGGATAGTGGTTGCTGGTGCCAGTCGCGGTATTGGTGCAGCCGTTGCCCAGCATTTAGAGCCCACGATCGATAACCTCATCTCTGTGTCCCGCACGCCGTCGTTTTATGGCATGTGGATTGAAGCAGATCTATCCACTGTAGCTGGGGTAAAACGGGTGGCGGAGGTAGTGGGCGATCGCCCTCTCGATGCCTTGCTGTATATGGGCGGCACCTGGGAAACCCATGCCTTCACGCCCCAGTATCGTTTTTTGGACTGTTCCGACGACGATCTGGTGCGTGTGCTGAACGTGAATTTGTTGGCTCCCATCCGTCTCATTCAAGCCCTGCTTCCGTCCCTGCAATGTAGCCAGAATCCGAAAATTATCCTGATGGGATCGCTCTCCGGGCGCGATAACTTTTCGGGACGGGAAGTGGCGAACTCGGCCTCGAAGTTTGGCCTGCGGGGCGTGGTTCATGCTCTGCGAGAAGAACTGCGGCCATCGCGGATTGGGGTGACGGTGATCAATCCTGGCAACGTGGGTACACCGGAGGTGATGGCAGATTTAGCGGCTAACGCGCTAGTGGGCGGCGAGGCGGTGCCACTTAGCGATCTGCTTACCGTGATCGACTGCGTGCTGTCCCTATCCCGCGCGACCTGCATTAAGGAAATTGACCTGCCAGCCATGGGTGGCGAGGGTGCCTAA
- a CDS encoding ATP-binding protein: MVAVDLDAQRLNLTHLKQPEIHHLVKIQPHGVVLVLDEPDLRILQVSRNASKLLGVKAEDLLGQTLDEILDPYQVDRFRAGLSYNNLELINPTKVWARRNGDDYSVFDAVFHRTADHTLVLELEPAVTQDNIPFLSFYHLAKASIQQLESTASLADFCHIIVRQVRSVTGFERVMLYKFDEDGHGEVVAEDKIKDMESYLGLHYPESDIPSTARKMFLSNWIRVIPDATAEAVDLYPPVNPATEQLTDLTLSILRSAYPCHLDYLHNMGVGASLTISLMKDNKLWGLIACHHRTPKLVPYELRKACEFLGRVIFAEISTREEEADYSYRAKLAQVQTALIDFMSESDYFVDGLTCHHPNLLDLVDAKGAAICFNGTWTTVGQTPPDEELNFLVQWLNKTVDGEVFATNALPLAYSDAERFKNVASGLLAIPLSKRSYVLWFRPEVIQTVNWGGDPNHAYEVTDEGGEVRLCPRKSFELWKETVRFKSLPWKPVEIKAVLELRKAIVNIILRQAEELALLAQDLERSNAELKKFAYVASHDLQEPLNQVANFVQLLEMRYDERLDEDGKEFIGFAVEGVSLMQTLIDDVLVYSKVDLKGVECELTDLADPLGQALSNLRGRVAETGAVITHDPMPTIVVDRTQLMQLFQNLMGNAIKFRKPGEAPQIHIGVQRREDDWLFSVQDHGIGIDPQFAERIFVIFQRLHTRDEYPGSGMGLAICKKIVECHRGKIWVESALDQGTTFYFTIPVGGRDRNHASGRTTQNYPFGRR; this comes from the coding sequence ATGGTTGCGGTCGATCTTGATGCTCAACGCCTTAATCTCACCCATCTCAAACAGCCTGAGATTCATCACCTTGTCAAAATTCAGCCCCATGGGGTGGTGCTGGTGCTAGATGAGCCGGATCTGCGCATTTTACAGGTGAGTCGGAATGCCTCTAAGCTGCTTGGCGTCAAGGCGGAGGATCTGCTCGGGCAAACCCTCGACGAAATCCTCGATCCCTATCAAGTCGATCGCTTTCGGGCTGGGCTATCCTACAACAACTTAGAGCTGATCAATCCAACCAAGGTATGGGCGCGGCGCAACGGGGATGACTACAGCGTGTTTGATGCCGTCTTCCATCGCACGGCGGATCACACCCTGGTTCTAGAGCTAGAGCCTGCGGTCACCCAAGACAACATTCCCTTCCTCAGCTTCTATCACCTGGCCAAGGCATCTATTCAACAACTGGAATCAACTGCCAGCCTAGCGGACTTCTGCCATATCATTGTGCGGCAGGTGCGCAGCGTCACGGGGTTTGAGCGGGTGATGCTCTACAAGTTTGACGAAGACGGCCATGGGGAAGTGGTGGCGGAAGATAAGATCAAGGATATGGAGTCCTATCTAGGATTGCATTATCCAGAATCTGACATTCCTAGCACGGCGCGCAAAATGTTTCTGTCCAACTGGATTCGCGTCATTCCAGATGCTACGGCGGAAGCCGTTGACCTTTATCCACCGGTTAATCCCGCCACCGAACAGCTCACCGATCTCACCCTTTCCATCCTGCGCAGTGCCTATCCCTGCCATTTAGACTATCTGCACAACATGGGTGTGGGCGCATCCCTGACGATTTCTTTGATGAAGGATAACAAGCTGTGGGGTTTGATTGCCTGCCACCACCGCACGCCCAAGCTGGTGCCCTATGAATTGCGCAAGGCCTGCGAATTTTTGGGCCGGGTCATCTTTGCTGAAATTTCCACCCGCGAAGAAGAAGCCGACTATAGCTACCGCGCCAAGCTGGCTCAGGTGCAGACGGCGTTGATTGATTTCATGTCGGAATCCGACTATTTTGTGGACGGGCTAACGTGCCACCATCCCAACCTGCTGGATTTGGTGGACGCTAAAGGCGCAGCCATCTGTTTCAACGGCACCTGGACGACCGTAGGGCAAACGCCGCCAGACGAGGAACTCAACTTTTTGGTGCAGTGGCTGAACAAGACGGTGGATGGGGAGGTGTTTGCGACCAATGCCTTACCCCTCGCCTACTCCGATGCCGAGCGCTTTAAGAATGTGGCCAGCGGCCTGCTCGCCATTCCCCTTTCCAAGCGCAGCTATGTGCTGTGGTTCCGCCCTGAGGTCATTCAGACGGTGAACTGGGGGGGCGATCCCAACCATGCCTACGAGGTGACCGATGAAGGAGGAGAGGTGCGGCTCTGCCCTCGCAAGTCTTTTGAACTATGGAAAGAGACGGTGCGCTTCAAGTCGCTGCCTTGGAAGCCGGTGGAAATCAAGGCGGTGCTGGAATTACGGAAAGCGATCGTCAATATCATTCTGCGGCAGGCCGAAGAGCTGGCGTTGCTGGCCCAAGATCTGGAGCGTTCCAACGCAGAGCTGAAGAAGTTTGCCTATGTGGCATCCCATGATTTACAGGAACCGCTGAATCAGGTAGCAAACTTTGTGCAACTTCTGGAAATGCGGTACGACGAACGGTTAGACGAAGACGGCAAGGAGTTTATTGGCTTTGCCGTGGAAGGGGTGAGCTTAATGCAAACCCTGATTGATGATGTGTTGGTCTATTCCAAGGTTGATCTAAAGGGGGTGGAATGTGAACTCACCGACCTAGCCGATCCGTTAGGTCAGGCGCTGAGTAATCTACGGGGGCGGGTGGCTGAAACTGGCGCGGTGATTACCCATGACCCCATGCCGACGATTGTGGTAGACCGCACCCAACTGATGCAGCTTTTCCAAAATCTGATGGGCAATGCCATCAAGTTCCGTAAGCCTGGCGAGGCACCTCAAATCCATATTGGCGTGCAGCGGCGGGAAGATGATTGGCTGTTCTCTGTGCAAGACCATGGCATTGGCATTGATCCACAGTTTGCCGAACGCATCTTTGTGATTTTCCAACGCCTCCATACCCGTGATGAATATCCCGGCTCCGGCATGGGATTGGCGATCTGCAAAAAGATTGTTGAGTGCCACCGAGGCAAGATCTGGGTGGAGTCAGCCCTAGATCAAGGGACAACGTTTTATTTCACGATTCCTGTAGGAGGGCGCGATCGCAACCATGCTAGCGGACGAACGACTCAAAACTATCCTTTTGGTCGAAGATAA
- a CDS encoding hemerythrin family protein: MQKFEWTDSLSVGVPMIDIHHKELITAFNDLSDAIEQGTGASYIKKLLTFLKYFTEWHFEQEESCAAKHRCAIGETNQQAHHRFLQIFSDLRIEYRDSGASEAIARKAHAQLADWLVSHIMTIDTQIGICVRHSLKNQSS, translated from the coding sequence ATGCAGAAATTTGAATGGACAGATAGCCTGAGCGTTGGTGTGCCTATGATCGATATTCATCATAAGGAGTTGATCACAGCGTTTAATGATCTATCGGATGCGATCGAGCAAGGAACCGGAGCCAGCTATATTAAGAAGCTGCTGACGTTTCTCAAATATTTTACCGAATGGCATTTCGAGCAAGAAGAAAGCTGCGCTGCCAAACATCGCTGTGCCATCGGCGAAACCAATCAACAAGCTCACCACAGATTTTTGCAGATCTTTAGCGACCTACGGATTGAGTATCGGGACAGCGGTGCCAGTGAAGCGATCGCCCGCAAAGCTCATGCTCAGCTAGCCGACTGGTTGGTGAGCCACATTATGACCATTGATACCCAAATTGGCATCTGTGTGCGCCATTCTTTAAAAAACCAATCCTCCTAG
- a CDS encoding transcriptional regulator, translating to MTLTRDSRETVHARLQYDSEFAIALLDEAVYLFLNGEPETARLILRDLVNATVGFEHLATATSKPSKSLHRMLSAKGNPTMDNLTTIFNVLRQELHVDIRVQTVPCI from the coding sequence ATGACACTCACAAGAGACTCCAGAGAAACCGTCCATGCACGACTTCAATATGACTCTGAATTTGCGATCGCACTCCTGGATGAAGCGGTCTATCTCTTCCTCAACGGTGAACCAGAAACAGCAAGACTCATTTTAAGAGATCTCGTCAATGCAACAGTAGGTTTTGAACATCTGGCAACTGCAACATCTAAGCCCAGCAAAAGTCTTCACCGGATGTTATCTGCAAAGGGTAATCCCACGATGGATAATCTCACAACTATTTTCAATGTTCTTCGTCAGGAACTGCATGTAGACATTAGAGTCCAGACGGTTCCTTGTATCTAA
- a CDS encoding AtzE family amidohydrolase has product MDLATADAIATAAAVRAQTVSAVQVVTASLDRIQAQDAQLNCFTTVLADDAMAQAQAVDEAIAAGQDPGPLAGVPFAVKNLFDIAGLTTLAGSMIERDTPPATQDATAIARLKQAGGILMGALNMDEYAYGFVTENTHYGNTHNPHDVDRVAGGSSGGSAASVAAGLVPLTLGSDTNGSIRVPASLCGIFGLKPTYGRLSRAGTFPFVASLDHIGPFARSVRDIAASFDALQGPDARDPVCSDRPPTATVDQLYADPDALRIAIADDYFAQGGLPEVFAALDQVTSALGVTQQVTLPESSRARAAAYVITASEGGNLHMANLRRRAQDFDPATRDRLIAGAMMPSDWYVQAQRFRRWYQAQVAQVFQSVDVIMTPATPCPAPEIGQTRMVIDGVELVPRAHLGCFTQPISFIGLPALSVPVARPGALPIGVQLIAAPYQEAKLFQVAAALERQGVVASPVAS; this is encoded by the coding sequence ATTGACCTCGCCACCGCCGATGCGATCGCCACTGCCGCCGCCGTGCGGGCCCAAACAGTCAGTGCGGTGCAGGTGGTTACCGCCAGCCTCGATCGCATCCAGGCCCAGGATGCCCAACTGAATTGCTTCACGACGGTCTTGGCCGACGATGCCATGGCCCAAGCTCAGGCTGTAGATGAGGCGATCGCTGCTGGACAAGACCCAGGCCCCTTGGCAGGCGTGCCCTTTGCGGTGAAAAACCTGTTTGATATCGCCGGTCTCACCACCCTCGCCGGTTCCATGATTGAGCGAGATACGCCCCCCGCCACCCAGGATGCCACAGCGATCGCCCGCCTCAAGCAAGCGGGGGGCATCCTCATGGGGGCGCTGAACATGGACGAATATGCCTACGGGTTTGTCACGGAAAATACCCACTACGGCAACACCCATAATCCCCATGATGTAGACCGAGTGGCAGGCGGCTCCTCTGGCGGCTCGGCGGCATCCGTGGCGGCGGGCTTGGTACCCCTCACCCTGGGGTCGGATACCAACGGCTCGATTCGTGTGCCGGCATCCCTCTGCGGCATTTTTGGCCTCAAGCCCACCTACGGCCGCCTATCGCGGGCGGGTACTTTTCCTTTTGTGGCTAGCTTGGATCACATCGGCCCCTTCGCCCGCTCTGTGCGCGACATCGCCGCTAGTTTTGATGCCCTACAGGGGCCAGATGCGCGGGATCCAGTATGCAGCGATCGCCCCCCTACGGCCACCGTTGACCAGTTGTATGCCGATCCCGATGCCCTACGGATAGCGATCGCCGATGACTACTTTGCCCAAGGCGGCCTGCCCGAGGTATTTGCCGCCCTCGACCAAGTGACCAGCGCCCTCGGCGTGACCCAGCAAGTCACCCTGCCGGAATCGAGCCGGGCCCGGGCCGCCGCCTATGTGATCACGGCCAGCGAGGGCGGCAACCTGCACATGGCTAACCTCCGACGACGGGCCCAAGACTTCGACCCCGCCACCCGCGATCGCCTGATTGCCGGGGCGATGATGCCCAGCGATTGGTATGTGCAGGCGCAGCGTTTCCGCCGGTGGTATCAGGCGCAGGTGGCCCAGGTGTTCCAATCCGTAGACGTGATCATGACCCCTGCTACTCCCTGCCCTGCGCCGGAAATTGGCCAAACCCGCATGGTGATCGACGGCGTGGAGCTGGTGCCCCGCGCCCATCTAGGTTGCTTCACCCAGCCGATTTCCTTCATTGGTTTACCGGCGCTGTCCGTGCCAGTGGCCCGCCCCGGCGCACTGCCCATCGGCGTCCAGCTCATTGCCGCACCCTACCAAGAAGCGAAGCTCTTCCAAGTGGCGGCGGCCCTAGAACGGCAGGGTGTAGTGGCTAGCCCTGTGGCATCCTAG
- a CDS encoding site-2 protease family protein, which translates to MNNNIRIGNLFGIPFYVNPSWFIVLGLVTLTYSGQLAVVFPELGALAWVLGLAAALMLFASVLAHELGHSVVAISQGIEVNSITLFIFGGLASLGEESKTPGDAFKVAIAGPLVSFLLFGIFSLVGAVVPLPGPFQAIVGLLAYINLALGVFNLIPGLPLDGGNVLKALVWKITGKPYKGIAFASIVGQFFGWVGILLGIASIFNLTSFGSVWTLLIGWFLLQNAGRSAQSAAIQEKMSGYTALDAIYADSPVTKGSQSLRELANNYIIGSQRDWRKFLVTNDDGQLVGEIDVDALKTIPTNDWWSVTVDQLTHPIETLTTIPAKMPLLEALGLFQDDNAGVVVVVNENNQVLGLLERDSIFQMLQRQEEENTSEEAIALNAPSSDAPSDSV; encoded by the coding sequence ATGAACAACAATATACGCATTGGCAACTTGTTCGGGATTCCCTTTTACGTCAATCCCTCCTGGTTCATTGTGTTAGGGCTTGTCACCCTCACCTACAGCGGACAGCTCGCAGTGGTCTTTCCAGAACTAGGGGCACTGGCTTGGGTACTGGGGTTAGCAGCAGCGCTGATGTTGTTCGCGTCGGTATTAGCCCACGAGCTAGGGCATAGCGTGGTGGCGATTAGCCAAGGCATTGAGGTGAACTCCATCACCCTGTTCATTTTTGGTGGACTGGCTAGCCTCGGCGAAGAATCCAAAACCCCAGGCGATGCCTTCAAGGTGGCGATCGCTGGCCCATTAGTCAGCTTTCTCCTGTTTGGCATTTTTTCCTTGGTCGGCGCTGTCGTTCCCCTGCCGGGCCCCTTCCAAGCGATCGTGGGCTTATTGGCCTACATTAACCTCGCCCTCGGCGTGTTTAACCTGATCCCCGGTCTACCCCTCGACGGTGGCAACGTCCTCAAAGCCTTGGTTTGGAAAATCACCGGCAAACCCTACAAAGGGATCGCCTTTGCCAGCATCGTCGGTCAATTCTTCGGCTGGGTCGGCATTCTCTTGGGGATTGCCTCCATCTTTAATCTCACCAGCTTCGGCAGTGTCTGGACATTGCTGATCGGCTGGTTCCTCCTGCAAAATGCGGGTCGCTCGGCTCAGTCGGCAGCCATCCAAGAAAAGATGAGCGGCTACACGGCCCTAGACGCCATCTATGCCGACAGCCCCGTCACCAAAGGCAGTCAATCGCTGCGAGAATTGGCCAACAACTACATCATTGGCAGCCAGCGCGACTGGCGCAAGTTCTTGGTCACCAATGACGACGGTCAGCTCGTTGGCGAAATCGACGTGGATGCCCTGAAAACCATTCCCACCAACGACTGGTGGTCGGTGACGGTCGATCAACTCACCCATCCCATTGAAACCCTGACAACCATTCCTGCCAAGATGCCGCTGCTGGAAGCCCTCGGTCTCTTCCAAGACGATAATGCTGGCGTCGTGGTGGTCGTCAATGAGAACAATCAGGTGCTCGGTCTGCTAGAGCGCGATTCAATTTTCCAGATGCTGCAGCGTCAGGAAGAGGAGAATACTAGCGAAGAAGCGATCGCCCTCAACGCACCCAGCAGCGACGCCCCTAGCGACTCGGTCTAA